One genomic segment of Hymenobacter psoromatis includes these proteins:
- a CDS encoding MBL fold metallo-hydrolase, translating to MLRVVSFTFNAFGENTYLLIDEATRATAIVDPGAYSPAEQQTLRAYIEGEKLDVQYLLNTHAHIDHVLGNAFVMRQFREIPFLLHALDLPTLRAVPTYAGPYGFPAYEPAEPTGELAAGQVVGLGESRLEVRFAPGHAPGHVVLYDQAGGQLIGGDVLFRGSIGRTDLPGGSHQILLQSIERELLTLPDATVVYPGHGPATTIGAERRSNPFLT from the coding sequence ATGCTTCGCGTCGTCAGTTTTACCTTCAACGCCTTTGGCGAAAACACCTATCTGCTCATCGATGAGGCCACCCGCGCCACGGCCATCGTGGACCCCGGCGCGTACTCGCCGGCCGAGCAGCAGACGTTGCGCGCCTACATCGAGGGCGAAAAGCTGGACGTGCAATACCTGCTCAATACCCACGCCCACATCGACCATGTGCTCGGCAACGCCTTTGTAATGAGGCAATTCAGGGAAATCCCGTTTTTGCTGCACGCGCTGGACCTGCCCACGCTGCGGGCGGTACCCACCTACGCCGGACCCTACGGCTTCCCGGCCTACGAGCCCGCCGAGCCTACCGGCGAGCTGGCGGCGGGCCAAGTCGTTGGGCTGGGCGAGAGCCGGTTGGAGGTGCGCTTCGCACCGGGCCACGCGCCCGGCCACGTGGTGCTCTACGACCAGGCCGGCGGGCAGCTCATTGGCGGCGACGTGCTGTTTCGGGGCAGCATCGGGCGCACCGACCTGCCGGGCGGCAGCCACCAGATATTACTGCAAAGCATTGAGCGCGAATTATTAACCCTGCCCGACGCCACGGTGGTATACCCCGGCCACGGCCCGGCCACCACTATTGGCGCGGAGCGGCGCAGCAACCCGTTTTTAACCTAG